In Zingiber officinale cultivar Zhangliang chromosome 1A, Zo_v1.1, whole genome shotgun sequence, a genomic segment contains:
- the LOC122031995 gene encoding PRA1 family protein B2-like, which produces MASAAPPILPVITPAGGGATTGSSSAPPISSSALRLFLSRISDTARRSLAHRRPWSELLDRSAFARPDTLSEATSRLRKNLGYFRVNYLALLAATLAISLLSHPFSLFLLLALLAAWAFLYLFRPADAAPLVLFRRPFSDREILACLVLLTLLVVFLTSVGSLIVSALLVGAALVCVHGTFRVPEDLFLDDQDPTGPAGGFLSFLGGAAASSGTGVRI; this is translated from the coding sequence ATGGCTTCCGCCGCGCCGCCCATCCTACCGGTCATCACACCCGCAGGCGGCGGAGCGACCACCGGATCCTCCTCCGCGCCTCCGATCTCCTCCTCCGCCCTCCGCCTCTTCCTCTCCCGCATCTCCGACACGGCTCGTCGCTCCCTCGCGCACCGTCGCCCCTGGTCGGAGCTTCTCGACCGCTCCGCCTTCGCCCGCCCTGACACCCTCTCCGAAGCCACCTCCCGCCTGCGCAAGAACCTCGGGTATTTCCGCGTCAACTACCTCGCCCTCCTCGCTGCCACCCTCGCCATCTCCCTTCTTTCCCACCCcttctccctcttcctcctcctcgccCTCCTCGCCGCCTGGGCCTTCCTCTACCTCTTCCGCCCAGCTGACGCCGCCCCGCTCGTCCTTTTCCGTCGCCCTTTCTCCGACCGGGAGATCCTTGCTTGCCTCGTCCTCCTCACTCTGCTCGTTGTCTTCCTGACCTCCGTCGGATCCCTCATCGTCTCTGCTCTCTTGGTTGGCGCCGCCCTCGTCTGTGTCCACGGCACTTTCCGCGTTCCGGAAGATCTCTTCCTCGATGATCAAGATCCGACTGGCCCCGCCGGCGGCTTCTTGTCCTTTCTAGGCGGTGCTGCTGCGTCGTCGGGCACGGGCGTCCGCATCTAA
- the LOC122032005 gene encoding NF-X1-type zinc finger protein NFXL2-like, producing the protein MSYAAAAAAAGGGDRRRLPPPISSPTSDVVLSESDSNSSDDGAVRRTALEDSIFSTYLQISGRDSPDLTKIRTFLASAAGRGPLVSCLICLERIRPVDPVWSCASGCYALFHLVCIQSWAQQCSHRPPSVTSPAAAASATSDWHCPKCRLSYPKTLIPRSYICFCGKVDDPPADPWILPHSCGEVCDRPLRGECGHRCLLLCHPGPCPPCPKLVNSRCFCGSRDDVRRCAQKLFSCNKTCSKPLPCRRHQCTERCHEGPCPPCRVRGVFSCACLKSKEERECSEREFKCDRPCTGMLQCGKHSCDRGCHSGPCGDCPLQGRRTCPCGKKEHKGVSCDTDVPTCGSTCDKMLSCRIHRCPERCHCGPCVEACRSVIMKSCRCGGLKKEVPCYQDLVCERKCQQVRDCGRHTCKRRCCDGDCPLCPEICSRKLRCNNHKCPSPCHRGVCAPCPLMVPISCSCGETRFEVPCGTEKSQRPPKCSRPCTISRLCRHKFECRPHKCHYGACPPCRLTCGDELPCGHKCKERCHGPIPPPNPEFILKPTKKQLNKHLECLPGSPCSPCKEVVWVPCFGQHIGEERSMLCHSKKQFPCSNSCGNLLHCGNHYCTKICHILNNQALTIERHGNNGSGNQEQNLWIPNDVIKQGEPCEECFLPCQKVREPLCPHPCPLPCHSSECPPCKVLIKRSCHCGSLVHAFECIYYNSLSGDEQQKVRSCGGPCHRKLPNCPHLCSEICHPVECPSVYDCTKKVNARCACNSLKKEWLCRDVQKAYLNVGHDPKDISKSHFGVGVLPCGTICANKIKGVESDLQLRKTSEIKRDPLAEVPNVPKRKRRRERVQEVGHVSKFQILKATIQRGIIIVLIIVAIIASAYYGHKGILWLSDWMNEVDEQRARRRGTHPRFY; encoded by the exons ATGTCttacgccgccgccgccgccgccgccggcggCGGCGATCGCAGACGTCTCCCTCCGCCCATCTCAAGTCCCACATCCGACGTGGTTCTATCCGAATCTGACTCCAATAGCAGCGATGACGGTGCTGTCCGCCGCACCGCTCTCGAGGATTCTATTTTCTCCACTTATCTCCAGATATCCGGTCGGGATTCTCCGGATCTTACCAAGATCCGAACTTTCCTCGCCTCCGCCGCCGGGCGCGGTCCCCTCGTCTCGTGCCTCATCTGCCTGGAGCGCATCCGCCCGGTTGATCCTGTCTGGTCGTGTGCCTCTGGTTGTTACGCCCTATTCCACCTTGTTTGCATTCAGAGCTGGGCTCAGCAGTGTTCCCACCGGCCGCCCTCTGTCACCTCCCCCGCTGCTGCCGCCTCGGCGACCTCCGATTGGCATTGTCCCAAATGTCGGCTTTCCTACCCCAAAACCCTAATTCCTAGATCTTATATTTGCTTTTGTGGCAAGGTTGACGACCCGCCTGCAGATCCGTGGATCTTGCCGCATTCTTGCGGTGAGGTCTGTGATCGCCCCCTCCGCGGTGAGTGCGGTCATCGTTGTCTCCTGCTGTGCCACCCCGGTCCCTGTCCACCCTGCCCTAAACTCGTAAACTCGCGCTGCTTCTGTGGGTCTCGTGATGACGTGCGTCGTTGCGCCCAAAAGCTCTTTTCTTGCAACAAGACCTGCTCCAAACCGTTGCCTTGCCGGAGACACCAATGCACAGAAAGATGTCATGAGGGACCTTGCCCGCCATGCCGGGTGAGGGGCGTTTTTAGCTGTGCCTGCTTAAAATCTAAAGAGGAAAGGGAATGCTCGGAGAGGGAATTCAAGTGTGACAGACCATGCACTGGGATGCTTCAATGTGGCAAGCACTCCTGTGATCGAGGTTGCCACTCTGGTCCTTGTGGCGATTGCCCACTTCAGGGAAGAAGGACATGCCCATGCGGAAAGAAGGAACACAAAGGTGTCTCCTGTGATACAGATGTTCCTACTTGTGGTTCAACATGTGATAAAATGCTGAGCTGCAGGATTCATCGGTGTCCCGAGAGATGCCACTGTGGGCCATGCGTTGAGGCTTGTAGAAGTGTCATCATGAAGTCCTGTAGATGTGGGGGGTTGAAGAAAGAG GTTCCTTGCTATCAAGATTTGGTGTGTGAGAGAAAGTGTCAGCAGGTGAGGGATTGTGGACGTCATACATGTAAGCGCCGTTGCTGTGATGGGGACTGCCCACTTTGCCCGGAG ATCTGTAGCAGGAAGCTTAGATGCAACAACCATAAATGTCCATCACCATGTCACAG GGGTGTTTGTGCTCCTTGTCCCTTAATGGTGCCAATTTCATGTTCATGCGGAGAGACTCGGTTTGAG GTACCTTGTGGTACAGAAAAGAGCCAAAGACCACCAAAATGTTCTAGACCATGTACAATATCTCGTCTTTGCAGACACAAGTTTGAGTGTCGG CCCCACAAGTGCCACTATGGAGCTTGCCCACCATGTCGATTGACATGTGGTGATGAACTTCCATGTGGACATAAATGTAAAGAAAG ATGTCATGGACCAATTCCTCCTCCAAATCCAGAATTCATTTTGAAACCAACAAAAAAACAATTAAATAAGCATCTTGAATGCTTACCTGGATCACCCTGTTCTCCATGCAAGGAAGTGGTTTGGGTTCCATGCTTTGGCCAACATATTGGAGAAGAACGTTCA ATGCTTTGTCACAGTAAGAAGCAGTTTCCATGTTCAAATTCCTGTGGAAATCTTCTTCATTGTGGCAATCATTACTGCACCAAGATTTGTCATATACTTAATAATCAGGCATTAACCATCGAAAGGCATGGAAACAATGGCTCTGGTAACCAAGAACAAAATCTGTGGATACCAAATGATGTGATTAAGCAGGGGGAGCCATGCGAAGAGTGCTTTCTTCCTTGCCAAAAG GTTAGAGAACCATTGTGTCCACATCCTTGCCCTCTACCATGCCATTCCAGCGAATGTCCTCCATGCAAGGTCCTTATTAAACGTTCCTGTCACTGTGGTTCCTTAGTGCATGCTTTTGAGTGCATATACTATAACAGCTTGAGTGGCGATGAACAACAGAAAGTACGCTCTTGTGGTGGCCCATGTCACAG AAAGTTACCAAATTGTCCTCACTTATGTTCAGAAATATGCCATCCTGTTGAATGCCCATCAGTCTATGACTGCACTAAAAAG GTGAATGCTCGTTGTGCATGTAACTCTCTCAAGAAAGAATGGCTATGTCGAGATGTCCAAAAAGCCTACTTGAATGTTGGTCATGATCCAAAAGACATCTCAAAAAGTCACTTTGGTGTTGGTGTTCTTCCATGTGGTACAATATGTGCAAACAAAATTAAAGGTGTCGAATCTGACCTGCAACTCCGAAAAACTAGTGAGATCAAG AGGGATCCATTGGCCGAGGTACCAAATGTCCCAAAGCGCAAGAGAAGACGTGAACGGGTTCAAGAAGTCGGACATGTTTCAAAATTCCAG ATACTCAAGGCAACTATACAGAGAGGTATCATCATTGTTCTCATAATTGTCGCGATCATTGCTAGTGCATATTATGGGCACAAGGGTATTTTGTGGCTCTCCGATTGGATGAACGAAGTGGATGAACAAAGAGCACGTAGAAGAGGTACTCATCCAAGATTCTACTAG